The Leptospiraceae bacterium genome includes the window TGACTCTTTTTGGTGGAAGCGGGGAATACGCCAGATTCAGTTATTTCTCTCCTGCCTACAATAAAGACTCGGGGAATTTAGATATAGGATTTGAGAAAGCCAGAAAATCCAGTGTGGGAGCTGAACAGCAGCTAACTTCCGAGTGGTTAGTAAAAGCAGAAGTGTTCAAGAATGAATTTTATAATATTATAATCGACGACCCTTATATTTCAGATCCTATAGGTATGAATCCTGATAAGGGGCAGTGGTTGACAAAACCGGTAGTTAGAAACAGACCCAGAAATTATTCCAATAGCGGGGATGGTTGGTCACATGGGTATGAGTTATTAATCAAGAAAACAAATAAGCAAGGAAGTAGAGATTGGTTTGGCTGGATTTCTTATACATGGACTCAATCTTTTCGTAACAACAATCTGTATCAACAGTACGAGGGAGAAAATACTGTGTATACTGCCGACGAAAAAAGACTATTGGCTTCTGTTTATAAAAATTCAAAAGAAACTATTGCGAGTTTTGACAGAACCCATGTTATCAATATAATTTATGGTTGGAGAGTTTCTGAAGATTGGCAAGTAGGGGGACGCTGGACATACCTCACTCAACGTCCGATTGATCCGGTGGTAGGAGATGATGGAGGACAGTTTGCAAACCCAGCTAACAATCAAATTTTTTGGAATCCAAAATTTTCCAATAATCCTTACTCGGCAGAGTATAAAAATTCCAGAAGATTAAAACCTTATCATAGATTAGATATTCGGATAGATAAATTTTATAATTACGAGTGGGGGTATTTGAGTATTTATTTTGAAATCATAAATTTGTATATAAGAAAGAATGTGGATGGAGAGAACTTCGATCCTACAAGACCGTATTCCAGAACCAATCCAAGTCCTTCTCCTACCTTTGGAACTTTAGAAGTCGGCAAGACTGTGATTCCATTTTTTAATATTGGAATGGAGGCGAGGTTTTGAAAAAAATCATTCTGTTACTTTTCATATTTATAATTTTCCAATTTCAGTGCAAAACGAAAGAGTCTGATTATGAAAAAAAATACAATACTCGTGTACTGTTAAGCTATCTTATTCTTCCACCTCCTCTTCCTCTGGACGCTTGTATTCATTCTTACCAGACAGCAGAAAATTGCTTAAAAAATTCTACAGAATTTCCTCTATCTCCATATCCGGTAAATGAAACTACGCTTGTAACAATACTAAATCAATCGTCTGTGAATCCAACGTATTCTTCACTTTGTACAAAAATACTTTCTTCTGCAAATTTTAAAAATTACACAGAAAGAGGAAAAGAATGTATAATGAATTGCAATCAGTCGTATTGGCAATTAAGAATTGATACCAACTTGTGTACAGAAAAATTTACAGTCCAAATTAATTCTTCTTTAACGGGACCTAACTCTTGCTATGCCAATTGTTTTAAAACTTCAAATAACGACAGGAGTATAAAACAATTGGAATGAATTTTACGATTTACAAAAAAGAGATAGAAACCTGTACAAATAATATTAGGTCATATTTTTAAATTTTATGGTAAGGATAGAAAATGGAAACTTTAGTTGATTTAGGGGAGATAACGGTATTTATAGTGATGCTTATTGCAAGTATTGTTGCAGTTGCGGTAGGTATAGAAAGAACTATTGTATTTAAAAGAAATACTAAGGGAAGCGACTCTATCTTAAAAGATGTAATCCCGAAAATCAGGAGTAAGGATATACAAGGTGCAGAAGAAATTGTGAAGGCATCGTCGCATAACGTCTATTCCAGATTTACAGAATTCTCTTTAGAGCATTACAAAACTGGGCACGATGGATTATCCGAGCTAATGACCGGTAAGATGATCGAGGAAAAAATCAGCTTAGAAAAAAGACTGCCTATTCTAAACACTCTTGGAAATAACGCTCCCTTTATTGGGCTGTTAGGAACAGTGTTTGGAGTAATTAAAGCATTTCACGGACTCGGCACAATGGGAAATGCTGGGTCAGAGGTAGTGATGAGAAGTATTTCTACGGCTTTACTTGCGACTGCAGCAGGTCTATTCGTTGCTATACCTGTAGTGATGGTGAATAATTATTTTTCCAGAAAAGTGAAAGTGATTTTACAAACCTTAGAAATTCTCTCTAACGAATTTTTAGCAAGTCATTCCAATTCAAAAAAAAGAGGGTAGTGCAATGGCAATGCAATCAGGTTCAGACGAAGAAGAAATCGGCAATATCAATATCACCCCGATGGTGGACATCATCTTGGTGTTACTCGTAATCTTTATGGTGACAGCCAATTTTCTGAAAAAGGAATCTATCAACATCAATCTTCCCAAAGTAGGTGCATCCGATCCTAATGTGGCACAATCCGTACAAGTGGCACTAACCAAAGACGGAAAGATTCTTCTTGAAGGACAAGAGGTAAACGAACAAAAACTTATGTCCACTCTAACCAGAGACTCAAAGTACAGACCCAATATGAGGGTAACTCTTTCGGCAGACGAAAGACTTAGCTATGGCACAATTGCAAAGCTAATGGGAGTAATCAGAAAATCAGGAGTTAATAGAATCGCTCTATCAGTAAAAAAATGAGAACGATGCATATAGCAAACGATAAAATTCATCTTATATTGCAGTTAATAAAAAAAACAGATCTATTTAAGTTATGTATTTTTCTTTCCCTGTTTTTACACCTATCTGGATTTTTGGCGTATTATATTGCTACCTTGCCTGTAGATATAAGCTCTGACGATTTAAAAATCGAAAACATAGAGGTTGATTTTAATGAGATCCCTCCTGAATTGATTGGAGGCAAGTCCAGTCCGGCACCTGTAGAAAAACAAGAGTGGGTAGAAGGAAAAAATAAAAACGCAGACGACCCAAGCGACGAAGATATAAATCCAAACGCAGTTTCAGGAAATGGTACGGATAAAGACGGGTATTTATTTTCTTATAATGGAGACAAACAACCGACCCCGATAATAGATTTTGATTTGAAACAATTTTTTCCGGCACAAGCCAAGGCAGCCAACATTACAAGTAAGACTGTAGTCGTTCTGATCCAAGTAGAAGAAGATGGAAAGTTAACTAGTGCTAAAATTGTATCTGGAAAAGCAGGTTACGGATTTGACGAGGCTGCAATAAAAATTGTAAACATGGCGAGATTTTCACCCGGATACTTGGGAGGAAAGCCCGTCAAGATGAGTCACAGACTCCCGATTAGTTTTGTATTGGATGATTGAGGGAGAATTTTAAGTAAACTTCAATCCAATTTTATTTTTTCCGTCTTCAGTTGGCTTAACCCAAACAACTCTGGCTGTTTTGTTTTGAAAATTCAAACTATTTCTATCATGAAAAACAATATTCAAAACATCGTCCACCTTATGTTGTGAGTTTGTAACAAAACAAAGCCCGTCTAAACTAACGTCAAATGTCTGGCATAGATGGAATTCTTCTTCTGGCAAGGCAGGGCTTTCAGTGCTACCTAAAACAGAATAGGAAATATTCCAATTCACTTCGATCCGAATTTTATTTCTTCTGTCATTTCCGTAAATACAAATCTGATCTTTCCCATTGGCTTTGGAGAGATACATTGCTTTATCAGCTTTTATAAAAAGCTCATCTTTGCTTTCTGTGTCCTTTGGGTATTCTGAAATTCCGCAACTAAATGAAACAGACTCTCCGTGGAAGTTTTCTTTTTTTAATTCTTCTTTAATTCTGTGCATTACTATATAAGAATTTTCAGAATTGGAATCAGGCATGATGACTACAAACTCTTCTCCACCATATCTGCAAACAATATCTTCTCTACGAAGATTTTTTTTAACGATAGAAGCTGCAGATTTTAAAACATTGTCACCTTCTACATGTCCATAAGTATCATTAAAATATTTAAAATTGTCTATGTCGAGCACGCAAAGTGAAATCACTCCTTTTCTTCTTCTGGCACGATTGATTTCATTTTGAATTATTTCTTCGTAGTATCTTCTGTTGTAAACTCCGGTCAGTGCATCTATCAGAGCACTTTTTAGAGTTTTTTCGTAAATTTTTATTTCAATAATTTTTGGATTTGCTAACTTTTTATTTTCAGTAATAAAATAATTCAACATAGCTGCCCGAAAACTGAAAGGAGTACCGAGTAGTTTAGAACAAGAGTTTTTGTATTCTATGATTTGATTCCAGAGATTTTTTGCGATTTCTTCCGAATCCATTTCAATGCTTACTAGTACTTTAAATAGTTCTGTATAGATTTTCCTTTCTGAGTTTTCCTCACTCAGTGTTTGCAATTTTTGGATAATAAAATCTTCGTTATTTGCGTCTTCGTCTAATATATTTATGATTTCTTTTTCCATAGTACCCGAAGTTAAGTTTGTATCAGAGTCCGACTGCCTTTTTAATTGAATTTGAGGATTTTTTTCATCTTTGAAATATGAGATATTCAAGGTAACATTTCCGAAATCTCTTTTTTCTATAATTGTACCCGAACGCACAAATCTTACTCGCCAATATCTTGAATTCTATTTACCAAAATCCTATGAAACTAAATTTTATGTCAACTGAAATTGAAATTTTTTATAAATCTTTTCTTGCCAATTCAGGTATTTTGTTTTATCATATCACAAAATAGTCTAAAACAGGTATTTTATGAAAAAATTTCTATTTGGAATTACTCTCTTTCTAATTTTAGCTGCACCGGGGTTTTCTATTCCTACTCCACCCGAATTTGAAGAATTAGTAAAGAACTCCGATTTTATTGCAAAGTCAAAACTGACGAATGTAAGACAAAATAAACTTGGGAAAAACACTATTTCAGTCGGTGCTGAAGTGGAAATCCTTAAATTGTATAAATCTAAAGGAAGTATTCCAAACAAACTGAACATTGCCTTTATTATTTTTCCAGAGTATTTTGGAAAATGGCTAAGAGAAGCTCCTCCAGAAGGAGAATATATTATTTTTTATATTAAAAAAAAGGTGAAAGACAGTTCAGGAAAAGAAGGAGAGATAATCACTCTTTTTGAGCCTCACCCTTTTGCTTTTAAAGAATATTCTGAAGAAACTGAAAAAAGAATACTAAACTTATCAAAATAATTTATAAGGAGAATACAATATGAAGCATATACTATTAGTCGTAATTTTTCTTACTGGCTCAATCCAAGCACAAGGATTTGATCCAAGGTCTGTAAAAGTTAGGTTGAAACCAGATTCCCCGGAGCTTGTAGCCTCATTAAAAGAAGCCAATCCAAATAGGGCAAGGCATAGAAATCTTTCTTCAAAATTAGATTTAACCGAGTTAATGCCCCCAGTAGGGAATCAAGGCTCTCAAGGAAGTTGTGTTGCTTGGTCAACTGCCTATGCAGCTAAATCTTATCAAGAGTACCTTGAAAGAAAAGATAAAGTTTCTTCGTGGAAACTTATTACTGACAAGCAAACTCCAAACTACAATGCAATTTTTTCACCTGCATTTATCTACAACCAAATCAATGGTGGGAAAGACGATGGCTCTGCTATTTCTGATGCAATGAGTTTAATAGTTGATAAAGGTGCCGCCACTTGGGATAAAATGCCCTACAATGAAAAAGATTTCAAAACTCAACCAACTATTGAGATTCTAAAAAGTGCAAGTCAATACAAAGCCAAAGAATTTATGAAGGTAAGATACAACGAACCGGATGAGATCAAAGCTCAACTTGCAAAAGGAAGGCCAGTTGTAGTTGGAGTAATAATTTATGAAAATTTTTACAACTTAAAAGGAAAGGACGTTTACAACAAATCAGGCGGGGCTGCACTTGGAGGTCATGCAATCACTATAGTCGGTTATGACGACTCCAACCAAACTTTTAAATTTATCAATTCTTGGTCACAGTATTGGGGAGACAAAGGATATGGTTATATAGACTATAAGTGGCTTGCCAGAGTTTGTCAGGCGGCTTATGTGATGGTAGATGAAATTGATCCGAACATCGCCTCTGATTCTTCATCTGAAAAAACTCCAGATTCTACTTCACAAAACGAAAAACCTGGTCAAGAAGATGAACCCCAAGAATTATCGGCTCCGGAGGAAATTCAAGCTACAAATGGTATATATTCTCAAAAAATTGTACTAACTTGGAGTGGGGTAAAAGGTGCAGTAGGGTATGAAATCCACAGACAAGGTGCTGGAGATTCCAAATACACAAAAATAGGGCTATCTCATACTACCAATTTTGAAGATACAGGAGTGAATAATGATATTTCTTATAATTACAAAATTGCCTCTATTGGAGAATATAAGATTTCAGAGCCAAGCGAAGGATACGCGGTAGGGTATGCGAAAGAAACAAAATCCGACATTCCTCCAAAAATTGTTGGACTTTTTGCAACTGACGCAAAATTCCACGATAGGATTGTTTTAGAATGGGAGCCATTAGAAAATGTGACAGGATATCAAATATTCAAATGGAACTCCTCTTCAAAATCGTATAAGTCAATAGGTAAGACAAATAAAACGTATTTTGAAGATACCTCTGCTAAAAAAAATGGGGGGAGCGAAACTTATACAGTTGCCGGGTTAAACAATAATAAAACTGGAATTCTATCCGATGCAGCCGTAGGAAAAACTTCTATTGCAAGAAAACCAGCACCACCTGAAAAATTGCAAGCCTCAAGAGGAATCTATAAAGACAAAGTGGTTTTACAGTGGCAAAAGGTAAATAGCGCATCTCAGTATATTGTGTATCGCTATATATACGGAAAAAACAAATGGGAAAGATTGAATAGCGTAACCAATGAAATGTTTGAAGATACAAAGGCATCTAACAAAAAAACGTACTACTCTGTTGCCGCTATCAGCAAGGAGGGTTTGTGGAGTAATTTTTCCAGGTATGCCCTTGGTTTCACGGATCCAAAATCAAAACGAGCCGGGTTGAAACTTGAGCCTCCAAAAGATCTGCAAGCAAACTTGGATAAAAAAACAAAAACAGTGAAACTAACATGGAAAGGTGTAGATAAATCTAATGAGTACAGTGTTTGGCAGAAAAAACAAGGTGAGTCTGGTTGGTCCCCGTTTAAAACACTAACCAACAAAGAAACGAGTGTTAGTTTTTCTCTCCCTGAGGAAAATACTCTATTTTTATATACAGTTACATCAAAACCTGAATTGGGTGAAGAAAGCGAAAAATCCAATTTGGTTAGTGCAGTGTATTCTACTCCTAAGCAACACGCAAGAAAAAGGGCATTTGGCGGGGATTCTAAACTTGAAAAATTTAAAGGTACTTGGACTGCAATGCAATGGGATGGAAAATCTCAAGTGAAGAACGTAATCATTGAAATAGAGCCTATTGACGATAACACTGCTTACAATATCAAAGTTGATAAGAAAAAGGTCTTTTCAGGAAAATATATTCAGGACTCTCCTGTTTTAGATATTAATGGAAAATTAAAAGTTACACTTTCTTCAAATGAGGATTCACTAACTGTAGATATGCAGGATAAGTCTATTGTAAACGGGAAAGGGGAGTTGTCTTTTCTAAAAGAATAATCATTTCTTTAAAAAATAATATTTAAAAAGCGGTTCTGTTTTCAGAATCGCTGTTTTTTTATAGCAATGTTTTAAATATTTATTCAAATAAAATATATGGAAAATAATTTAGGTAGATTTTTAATCGCCCAGAAAAATGATTTTAAATGGCGTACCTGCAAAAAGTCGTTTTTTGAAAAAGCAATTGTTCAAAAAGCCAATAAAAGCTCCATTTTCTAGCGTTGTAAAAAGCCCTGAAAGGGGTTTTTGCAGTAGCGTCATAAAACTATTAACTGAGTTCAACTGAATGATTCTTTTTTAAAAAACTATCTTGCCTTCATGGAATCGGGTTGACCTGTATTTGCAAGTGTAGCCCTCCATAGAGTACTTCTTTCAGGATAGAGTACTTTTCTTTCACTCGTGGCAACATGAATCGGTAGATTTGTAAATACGTTATTCCATATTCCTACTACCATTCCTGTTTTTCCTGCCATTCCTGCGTGAACTGCATTTTGTGCTAAAAATCCACAGAAAACGGAGTCTTCTGAATTGGCAGGAATGCTTCTTATGATATAACTTGGATCGATATATTTTAAATTGATTGGGATATTTTCTTTTTTAAAATATTTAGATATTTCTTCTTTTAGAAAAATTCCGATGTCGTTTAATTTTTTATTTCCTGAAGCGTCTGTTCCTGTAGAGCCTTCAAAAAACTTCTGCCCTGCGCCCTCTGCGGTTACAATTACTGCATGACCTCTTTTTAAAATTCGGTCT containing:
- a CDS encoding C39 family peptidase is translated as MKPDSPELVASLKEANPNRARHRNLSSKLDLTELMPPVGNQGSQGSCVAWSTAYAAKSYQEYLERKDKVSSWKLITDKQTPNYNAIFSPAFIYNQINGGKDDGSAISDAMSLIVDKGAATWDKMPYNEKDFKTQPTIEILKSASQYKAKEFMKVRYNEPDEIKAQLAKGRPVVVGVIIYENFYNLKGKDVYNKSGGAALGGHAITIVGYDDSNQTFKFINSWSQYWGDKGYGYIDYKWLARVCQAAYVMVDEIDPNIASDSSSEKTPDSTSQNEKPGQEDEPQELSAPEEIQATNGIYSQKIVLTWSGVKGAVGYEIHRQGAGDSKYTKIGLSHTTNFEDTGVNNDISYNYKIASIGEYKISEPSEGYAVGYAKETKSDIPPKIVGLFATDAKFHDRIVLEWEPLENVTGYQIFKWNSSSKSYKSIGKTNKTYFEDTSAKKNGGSETYTVAGLNNNKTGILSDAAVGKTSIARKPAPPEKLQASRGIYKDKVVLQWQKVNSASQYIVYRYIYGKNKWERLNSVTNEMFEDTKASNKKTYYSVAAISKEGLWSNFSRYALGFTDPKSKRAGLKLEPPKDLQANLDKKTKTVKLTWKGVDKSNEYSVWQKKQGESGWSPFKTLTNKETSVSFSLPEENTLFLYTVTSKPELGEESEKSNLVSAVYSTPKQHARKRAFGGDSKLEKFKGTWTAMQWDGKSQVKNVIIEIEPIDDNTAYNIKVDKKKVFSGKYIQDSPVLDINGKLKVTLSSNEDSLTVDMQDKSIVNGKGELSFLKE
- a CDS encoding biopolymer transporter ExbD; amino-acid sequence: MAMQSGSDEEEIGNINITPMVDIILVLLVIFMVTANFLKKESININLPKVGASDPNVAQSVQVALTKDGKILLEGQEVNEQKLMSTLTRDSKYRPNMRVTLSADERLSYGTIAKLMGVIRKSGVNRIALSVKK
- a CDS encoding MotA/TolQ/ExbB proton channel family protein gives rise to the protein METLVDLGEITVFIVMLIASIVAVAVGIERTIVFKRNTKGSDSILKDVIPKIRSKDIQGAEEIVKASSHNVYSRFTEFSLEHYKTGHDGLSELMTGKMIEEKISLEKRLPILNTLGNNAPFIGLLGTVFGVIKAFHGLGTMGNAGSEVVMRSISTALLATAAGLFVAIPVVMVNNYFSRKVKVILQTLEILSNEFLASHSNSKKRG
- a CDS encoding energy transducer TonB: MRTMHIANDKIHLILQLIKKTDLFKLCIFLSLFLHLSGFLAYYIATLPVDISSDDLKIENIEVDFNEIPPELIGGKSSPAPVEKQEWVEGKNKNADDPSDEDINPNAVSGNGTDKDGYLFSYNGDKQPTPIIDFDLKQFFPAQAKAANITSKTVVVLIQVEEDGKLTSAKIVSGKAGYGFDEAAIKIVNMARFSPGYLGGKPVKMSHRLPISFVLDD
- a CDS encoding diguanylate cyclase, whose protein sequence is MRSGTIIEKRDFGNVTLNISYFKDEKNPQIQLKRQSDSDTNLTSGTMEKEIINILDEDANNEDFIIQKLQTLSEENSERKIYTELFKVLVSIEMDSEEIAKNLWNQIIEYKNSCSKLLGTPFSFRAAMLNYFITENKKLANPKIIEIKIYEKTLKSALIDALTGVYNRRYYEEIIQNEINRARRRKGVISLCVLDIDNFKYFNDTYGHVEGDNVLKSAASIVKKNLRREDIVCRYGGEEFVVIMPDSNSENSYIVMHRIKEELKKENFHGESVSFSCGISEYPKDTESKDELFIKADKAMYLSKANGKDQICIYGNDRRNKIRIEVNWNISYSVLGSTESPALPEEEFHLCQTFDVSLDGLCFVTNSQHKVDDVLNIVFHDRNSLNFQNKTARVVWVKPTEDGKNKIGLKFT